TTTGATTTTTTTACCTTTTTGCAGGTCCAGCGGACAAGGCAGTTAGTAACTTCACCAAGTCCAATGAATTCTCCTGATGGCAAAGTTCTTCCCCTCAATGTGCAAGTGGTCACTCAGCACATGCAGTCTGTGAAACAGACACCAAAGACTCCTCAGAACGTTCCAGCCAGTCCTGGTGGGGACCGTTCTGCCAGACACCGCTACCCTCAGATCTTACCCAAGCCAGCAAACACCAGTGCGCTCACCATCCGCTCTCCTACAACTGTGCTCTTTACTAGCAGTCCCATCAAAACTGCTGTGGTACCTGCATCACACATGAGTTCTCTAAATGTGGTGAAAATGACAACAATATCCCTCACACCCAGTAACAGTAATGCGCCTCTTAAACATTCTGCCTCAGTCAGCAGTGCTACTGGAACAACAGAGGAATCAAGGATTGTTCCTCAGATCAAGAATGGTTCTGTCGTTTCTCTTCAGTCTCCTGGGTCCAGGGCTAGCAGCACTGGGGGAACTTCGGCTGTGGAAGTCAAAATGGAACCAGAAGGTTCATCAGATGAGCATCCTCTCCAGTGCCAAGAGAACTCTGAGGAGACAAAAGCTCCCCTGACAACATCTAGTGCCCTTTGGGGCCAGAAAAGTAATACAGATGGAACAGTACCAAAACCTTCTAATGAAGGTGTCACTGAAGTGAAAACAACTAAGGTCTGTGACCAGAGGACCAAATGTAAAAATCGATGTAATGAAATTCTGTCAGGCATCTCAGCAGGCAATAATCAAAGCACTGTTACTCTCTCGGTTGCTACTCAGAACTTACCTTTCACCAGCACCAGCTCACCATCTAATGGTGACTCAGTAAATAAAGACCCTAAAATATGCACTAAAAGTCCAAGGAAACGACTGTCTGCTACATTGCAAGAGTCTCAGGTGCCTCCTGTAAAGAAACCAATTGTGGAACAGCTTTCTGCAGTTACTATAGAAGGTCAGAAACCAGGCACTGTTAAAAAGGACCAAAAGGTTCCACATTCAGGGAAAACAGAAAGTTCAACAGCAGGTGCTCAGATTCCTAACAAGGTGTCAATCAGTGTCAGTTCACAGATAATAGAGGATCAGCCCGTGAACCCTGCTCTTGTCACCAGTGAACCAGTTCTGGAGCAGCAGACAACGCCATCATCGTCTCCGGATGTAAAAGTCAAACTTGAAGGGAGTGTCTTTCTCTTGGACCGTGAGTCAAAATCAGATGGCAGCTTTAATCGTAACGAATGGCAACAAGTTACTAAGGATTCTGACTTCATAGCTGCcagctgtgagcatcagcaagaCATTAGTGTTATGACGATTGCTGAGCATCCTGACATCCATGATTTAGAGAAATCTGTTTGGGAATTAGAAGGGATGCCACAGGACACATACAGCCAGCAGCTACATAGCCAGATACCAGAatcttctctgaatgaaataCAAGCACAGTCTTCAGATCAGTTGCCATTGCAATCGGAACTGAAAGAGTTTGAGTCTTCTGTTTCCCAGACAAATGAAAGCTACTTTCCTTTTGACGATGAACTTACACAAGATAGCATTGTGGAAGAGCTGGTACTTATGGAGCAGCAGATGTCAATGAATAATTCACATTCTTATGGTAACTGCTTGGGAATGAGCCTTCAGAATCAGTCAGTAACTCCAGGAGCTCCAATGTCATCTCATGCTTCCAGCACTCACTTCTATCATCCAATTCATAGCAATGGCACTCCAATTCACACAcctacacccacacccactcctacaccAACTCCAACCCCAACTCCAACCCCAACGTCTGAAATGATTGCTGGGTCTCAGAGTCTGTCACGGGAGAGCCCTTGTTCCAGGCTTGCCCAGACAACACCTGTGGATAGTGCTTTAGGAAGTAGCCGACACACACCCATTGGTACTCCTCATTCTAATTGCAGCAGTAGCGTCCCTCCAAGCCCTGTTGAATGCAGGAATCCATTTGCATTCACTCCAATAAGCTCCAGTATGGCATATCACGATGCCAGCATTGTCTCAAGCAGTCCTGTGAAACCAATGCAAAGACCCATGGCCACTCACCCTGATAAAACCAAGCTTGAATGGATGAATAATGGGTATGGTGGGGTTGGTAATTCATCGGTTTCTGGTCATGGCATTCTCCCAAGCTATCAGGAACTAGTAGAAGATCGTTTCAGGAAACCTCATGCTTTTGCTGTACCTGGACAGTCATATCAGTCTCAGTCCAGACACCATGACACTCATTTTGGTCGTTTGACTCCCGTCTCTCCTGTGCAGCATCAAGGTGCCACTGTAAACACCAACAAGCAAGAAGGGTTTGCAGTCCCAGCTCCTCTTGATAATAAGGGAACTAATTCATCTGCCGGCAGCAACTTCAGGTGCCGGAGTGTGAGCCCTGCTGTCCATCGCCAACGGAATCTTAGTGGAAGCACCCTCTATCCTGTGTCTAATATCCCACGGTCTAATGTAACCCCCTTTGGAAGTCCAGTGACCCCAGAAGTTCATGTTTTCACAAATGTTCACACAGATGCATGTGCCAACAACATAGCTCAAAGAAGTCAGTCAGTTCCATTGACAGTCATGATGCAAACAGCCTTCCCAAACGCTCTGCAGAAGCAAACAAACAGTAAAAAAATCACTAATGTTTTGTTGAGTAAACTCGATTCTGACAATGATGATTCAGTGAGAGGTTTGGGAATTAACAACGTACCCTCCAATTACACAGCCCGGATGAATCTCACCCAGATTTTGGAAACTTCCCCTGTTTTTCCTAGTGCCAACTCACAAAATATGATCGATTCCAGCACTTCTGTTTATGAATTCCAAACACCATCTTACCTCACCAAAAGTAATAGCACCGATCAGATCAGTTTTTCTCCTGGAGATAATCAAGCACAATCTGAAATTGGAGAACAGCAGTTAGATTTCAATAGCACTGTTAAAGACCTGTTGAGTGGAGACAACCTGCAAACCAGCCAGCAGCTGGTAGGTCAGGTGGCATCTGATCTCACCAACACTGCATCTGATTTCTCTAGCGACatcaggttgtcttctgacctctcagGCAGCATCAATGATTTGAACACCTTAGACCCAAATCTACTGTTTGATCCAGGTCGTCAGCAGGGACAGGATGATGAAGCCACACTGGAAGAATTAAAGAATGACCCACTGTTTCAACAAATTTGCAGTGAGTCAATGAACTCTATGACTTCATCAGGTTTTGAATGGATAGAAAGCAAGGACCATCCTACTGTTGAAATGTTGGGATAAATTGTGTTTTATAATATGTAGCACACTGTATCTAAAGACATATGTATTGTATTTGTCTTAATGGAAGTGCCTCCCGCAGCAGAAACACTATTAATTGTGACATTTTAAAAGCGTTTGCTGCAGAAGTGGTTTCTTCTTCAGTAGGAAATGGTTAGACTTGCCTCAGTTCTGGACACGTTTCTGAAGACAGTAGGCTGTAGAGCAAGTATtaggttttaaattttataatgttCCCCATTTAATCACATTTGCTAGTAAAAAATCCAGATTTTTACGAGAGCAGTCTGGGTCTTTATTTTGTATAAGTTCATTTTAACTCATCAGTTGACCTACACAGAAATTAAAAGACCATCCATTTTTAGTTGTAGGCTGTTTTGTTGTTGGCATTATCTTTTAGGTATGAAATCATAGCTAAGGTAAACTGTAGGCAAGAGAGTCTTCCTTAAAACAGGGATAATATTCaggttattataaatatttaagcTTGAAACATAAAGCTACTGTAGGATGAAAAAATCTCTGTAGGACTTTCTGGGGCTTCGGTACCATTTACTCCCACAATGAAGGGCTTATGTAGgagaaaataatggaaaataaacattagtttaaggaaagtaaaagctgcactaaaatttttaagaggaaaactagTAGCCATTTATTTGTGACATTGCATTAGTCCAATTTTAGAAGGTGGCTTTTAAAGTGGGGCTCTCCAGCTCATGCACTCTGGCTCTCTCCCCCATTTCCGTTCCCTTCctatcttccctcttcctctcttcttccctcccccctccccatctcttacacgcacgcacacacacacacacatgacattaAGATTTAATAGAAGAAATACAAGCATGTTAGGAAGTTGTCTCGTGTTTTATTATTTGCTTGCTGAGATTGGAGTGTTAGAAGGAaaatagaggatttttttttaagtttcttcacCACCGCTCCATGTACATACTGAAATTCTACTgaagaattcattattttttaatgcttttCACCATGGTATCCTTTAGTATTCAGCTTCCCTCCTCAGTTTGCTGACTAACTCCTTTGCTTCTCTGAATGTAGTAATACAGTTCTATCATGGATCAAAACACCAAGCAGGAAAGAGATAACGTTAAAAGCCCAGCAAAAAAGCATTTCTTCACTTGAGGTCTGAAGCCTCAGATCTTTCTATCTCTGATAacacaaaggggatgatattagTACTTGAAGAGAGGAGCATTTTATTACATGCTTGACTTATTTATTGTGATGGACACAGTTGCAAAAGAAGCAAAGCACTCAGGATttgttttaaagtgtttctcTGTGGCTCCCATTTTGTTTTATGAATAGTATTTATGAATCTCATGTTAACACAAAACTAGTAGGCAGCTCCATTTAAGTGAGTTTCAAGGTAATTTTCAAAGAGATGTTAAAGTTAACCCTGAGTTTTAAAAGATTACATGAAAACATTCACTGTACTCTCCTGACTAGCCAAGCTTTTCTTTTACCTTAattcaaaaagaaattagaagacTACAATctgaatatttaataaatatgatAGAAGGGTTAATTTAATAAGGGTCCATTGTTCAACAGATTTGAAAGTAGGGTATTAACATATTCTAATAAATCAATGGTGCTAGAGTTGGCTCAGAGGTTTATCTATGGATATGTCCTAGTTactggcatatgtgtgtgtttgctgttaATTTGATTTAAtgatttgttagttttttttcttgataatagTTATTTCTTCACTGTACATTGAGATACAGCACTACTGCACACCAAAGTATGTAATACCCAAAGGAAACTGTGTGATTTCTTCTAACAAATGATGGGAGCCTTTCTCAGTGAGATACTCTGAAAAGGAGACTTTGAGGCCATTCTAATCCCTTGTTTACATTGTTAGCTTCctactaatataaaaataatggaaatctttttttgataaaaaaaaaaaaagtctagagaCTGGAGGATTTTTACCCCCTGCCCCCTGTACAGTATTGCAGCAAACTCTTTAAATTTGGCTGAATTCGTCCAGCAAACTTTTTGGGGTTCATATATTGCACTAAATTTGTTGAACCTGTGGTAGGCACATCTCTTAGGATAAATGCAACCAGTACAGTCCAcagattaaaatttttaaatgtgtttcattatgaaaagacaaaatatCATCAAAGTGACAGATGAAATTGTCTTATGTAGCAATGTGCACTGATCTCAATGAgatatttctatttcttattcTCTTACACGAGAATATTACAGCAGGAAGAGTTAAGTTTAGTTTGCTTCACCATGTTAATACATGACCACAAAATGTGCATGAGTGTTCTTGACTTATCTTGTACAGTACTAGGTAATCCTGTAAccactttttttcccctcttggcTGTATTGAAACTGGCTCTGTGTTAACCAGGTGAGCATAGTTATTCACAggttattttgcttttttaatgttTACTAATTCTGCTTAGTTGTTGAATATGTTCTTTTCTTGggatttctttcattgttttgacGTTTAAAACATTTTTGCATACTGTTTTATCATGATAAGACTTCATGAAGTAAATAATTTTGCATATAATTGCAATAAGCACTGACTTTTGAACTGAGAAAGAAGGAGCGTGGTTTGTGCAGTGCATCTGAAGTTCAGATAACAGTCTTGTACTACAGTGTGCTTACTACACCAGAGGTGACAAAAGCAAGCCCTGTTGTGTGTTTCCTTTAGTGCAGAGTCAGACCCTGGTGCTTTGTTGTCTGTTGTACCTGCTGAGATTACAGTAGTTGAGCATCGCACAGTAGCATTtcagttctctttttttattaaaagtgctcaaattgttttttaaatgttttcaaaaacaattaaaaacattttatattatactGACTGGATGTTAAGATAATTTATGGGATGTATTTTTATAGACAATTTGccattttataaatatgtacatgATGCTGTATTTTCCTTGAACTGGTGAAATGGGAGAGGGGCATAAAAATGATACAAGGCAAAATGTGCCACATCTCTGCTGATGCAAAAGAAATGACAGCTCTGTCTCTCCATTCTCTGGAACTCTGTCACTCACTTGAATTTTGTAGCAAGTGGTACATAAGAGTTTATGTCATCCAAAAGGCCATCTTTTTCTGTTGTTTCACGTGGTATTTGCTTTCAGATGTCAGATTGAGGGCTATCTAGGTTGCTCTTTTTCAGGAGCATtgaatacaaaaatgaaaatatcaaaacCTAGATATGTTCACATGTACGGAAATTGTAAGCCAGGACAT
This portion of the Mus musculus strain C57BL/6J chromosome 9, GRCm38.p6 C57BL/6J genome encodes:
- the Rfx7 gene encoding DNA-binding protein RFX7 isoform X1, translated to MAEEQQQPPPQQLDAPQQLPLSAPNPGVALPALVPGLPGTEANALQHKIKNSICKTVQSKVDCILQEVEKFTDLEKLYLYLQLPSGLSSAEKSDQNAMSSSRAQQMHAFSWIRNTLEEHPETSLPKQEVYDEYKSYCDNLGYHPLSAADFGKIMKNVFPNMKARRLGTRGKSKYCYSGLRKKAFVHMPTLPNLDFHKTGDGLEGVEPSGQLQNIDEEVISSACRLVCEWAQKVLSQPFDTVLELAHFLVKSHYIGTKSMAALTVMAAAPAGLKGIPQPSAFIPTAESNSFQPQVKTLPSPIDAKQQLQRKIQKKQQEQKLQSPLPGESSAKKPEGTTANGVANLPNGNPAILSPQPIGIVVAAVPSPIPVQRTRQLVTSPSPMNSPDGKVLPLNVQVVTQHMQSVKQTPKTPQNVPASPGGDRSARHRYPQILPKPANTSALTIRSPTTVLFTSSPIKTAVVPASHMSSLNVVKMTTISLTPSNSNAPLKHSASVSSATGTTEESRIVPQIKNGSVVSLQSPGSRASSTGGTSAVEVKMEPEGSSDEHPLQCQENSEETKAPLTTSSALWGQKSNTDGTVPKPSNEGVTEVKTTKVCDQRTKCKNRCNEILSGISAGNNQSTVTLSVATQNLPFTSTSSPSNGDSVNKDPKICTKSPRKRLSATLQESQVPPVKKPIVEQLSAVTIEGQKPGTVKKDQKVPHSGKTESSTAGAQIPNKVSISVSSQIIEDQPVNPALVTSEPVLEQQTTPSSSPDVKVKLEGSVFLLDRESKSDGSFNRNEWQQVTKDSDFIAASCEHQQDISVMTIAEHPDIHDLEKSVWELEGMPQDTYSQQLHSQIPESSLNEIQAQSSDQLPLQSELKEFESSVSQTNESYFPFDDELTQDSIVEELVLMEQQMSMNNSHSYGNCLGMSLQNQSVTPGAPMSSHASSTHFYHPIHSNGTPIHTPTPTPTPTPTPTPTPTPTSEMIAGSQSLSRESPCSRLAQTTPVDSALGSSRHTPIGTPHSNCSSSVPPSPVECRNPFAFTPISSSMAYHDASIVSSSPVKPMQRPMATHPDKTKLEWMNNGYGGVGNSSVSGHGILPSYQELVEDRFRKPHAFAVPGQSYQSQSRHHDTHFGRLTPVSPVQHQGATVNTNKQEGFAVPAPLDNKGTNSSAGSNFRCRSVSPAVHRQRNLSGSTLYPVSNIPRSNVTPFGSPVTPEVHVFTNVHTDACANNIAQRSQSVPLTVMMQTAFPNALQKQTNSKKITNVLLSKLDSDNDDSVRGLGINNVPSNYTARMNLTQILETSPVFPSANSQNMIDSSTSVYEFQTPSYLTKSNSTDQISFSPGDNQAQSEIGEQQLDFNSTVKDLLSGDNLQTSQQLVGQVASDLTNTASDFSSDIRLSSDLSGSINDLNTLDPNLLFDPGRQQGQDDEATLEELKNDPLFQQICSESMNSMTSSGFEWIESKDHPTVEMLG